One region of Sulfurisphaera ohwakuensis genomic DNA includes:
- a CDS encoding menaquinone biosynthesis family protein — protein sequence MVTIKVGPLADSGDLYPFIPLIEGIIKPEGFNLEFEIITTVQDTNEKVLKKEVDVAVPSAAMYPYIQDDYYILGNAIASAIDGITGMPVISLTPLSIEDLKKSRIIVHGHNTTAFTLYKLLIGKYNKLVIVKKVLDEIKALGKEGDALVAVHEIKMMYALEKLGIKVNRVTSMWDLWKNLAGNVPMPLGTVVINKDLGKDIALKFKEVYEKSKKYAEKHIDEIIRKDAEIMKEAHKENIDEEIIRKTIWADIQEYNVPLEDVKRGMEIFYNLTAERGILPKVKKIDII from the coding sequence ATGGTAACAATAAAAGTTGGCCCATTAGCTGATTCTGGAGATCTATATCCATTTATACCATTAATTGAGGGAATAATAAAACCTGAAGGTTTTAATTTAGAATTTGAGATAATTACAACGGTCCAGGATACTAATGAAAAGGTATTAAAGAAGGAAGTTGATGTAGCAGTACCTTCAGCAGCTATGTATCCATATATACAAGACGATTATTATATTCTAGGAAATGCAATTGCTTCTGCCATAGATGGTATAACTGGAATGCCTGTAATATCACTTACTCCTCTATCAATTGAAGATTTAAAGAAGTCAAGAATTATTGTACATGGTCATAATACTACAGCATTTACACTTTACAAACTCTTGATAGGGAAGTATAATAAACTAGTCATTGTAAAGAAAGTGTTAGATGAGATAAAAGCCTTAGGAAAAGAAGGGGATGCATTAGTTGCAGTACATGAGATAAAAATGATGTATGCTTTAGAAAAACTTGGAATAAAAGTTAATAGAGTAACTAGTATGTGGGACTTATGGAAGAACTTGGCAGGAAACGTTCCTATGCCTTTAGGAACAGTTGTGATTAATAAAGACTTAGGAAAGGATATTGCTCTTAAATTCAAGGAGGTTTATGAAAAAAGTAAGAAGTATGCTGAGAAACATATTGATGAAATTATAAGAAAAGATGCTGAGATAATGAAAGAAGCACATAAAGAGAACATCGATGAGGAAATTATAAGAAAAACTATCTGGGCTGATATACAGGAATATAATGTACCATTAGAAGATGTAAAAAGAGGTATGGAAATATTCTATAATTTAACAGCAGAGAGAGGAATATTACCTAAAGTAAAGAAAATTGATATCATATAA
- a CDS encoding nucleoside hydrolase codes for MRKAIFDTDTASDDAIALMLALDYFEVLGVTIVAGNVKFENEVSNALFTLEYLNKPDIPVYLGAQRPLLGQWRTVEEVHGKNGFGDWEYPSPLKKPENEFAADAIIRLSKEYEGELEILAVSPLTNIALAYLKDSRIINRIRKIWIMGGAFTRGNTTEIAEFNFWVDPEAAQIVLNAGFDITIVPWEIAEESATITDEEWNKIEDINTKRSEFFLKVNRVLREYSKSVGSRGSVHPDSLTVTIAYDNSVAIEKVSKYVNVELCSRSRGAMLIDWYGLNKRRPNAEVVIKADSQKFKKYLFDSLSKA; via the coding sequence GTGAGAAAAGCTATATTTGATACAGATACTGCTAGTGATGATGCAATAGCACTTATGTTAGCTTTAGATTACTTTGAAGTACTAGGAGTTACAATAGTTGCAGGAAATGTAAAATTTGAGAATGAGGTGAGTAACGCTTTATTTACACTAGAGTACTTAAATAAGCCTGATATTCCAGTGTATTTAGGTGCACAAAGACCGTTACTTGGTCAATGGAGAACAGTTGAAGAAGTTCATGGTAAAAACGGTTTCGGAGATTGGGAGTATCCAAGTCCATTGAAGAAACCTGAGAACGAGTTTGCAGCAGATGCAATAATTAGATTATCTAAGGAATACGAAGGAGAATTAGAGATTTTAGCTGTATCTCCTTTAACTAATATAGCGTTAGCATATCTAAAAGATTCAAGAATTATTAATAGAATAAGAAAAATATGGATAATGGGCGGTGCATTTACTAGAGGAAATACAACAGAAATAGCTGAATTCAATTTCTGGGTAGATCCTGAAGCTGCACAAATAGTACTAAATGCTGGATTTGATATAACCATAGTTCCTTGGGAAATAGCAGAAGAGAGCGCTACTATAACAGATGAAGAATGGAATAAAATAGAAGATATTAATACTAAAAGATCTGAATTTTTCCTTAAAGTTAATAGAGTTCTAAGAGAGTACTCTAAATCAGTAGGTTCCAGAGGAAGCGTTCATCCAGATTCGCTAACTGTAACGATAGCCTATGATAATTCTGTTGCTATTGAAAAGGTAAGTAAGTATGTTAATGTTGAGTTATGTTCTAGATCTCGTGGTGCAATGTTAATAGATTGGTATGGTTTAAATAAAAGAAGACCCAATGCTGAAGTAGTAATTAAGGCAGATTCTCAAAAATTTAAGAAGTACCTCTTTGATTCTCTCTCAAAAGCTTAG
- the trxA gene encoding thioredoxin has product MTTEKDPELEKLLEKKAKELMSQKPKGEVIHLDSKNFDSFLASHKIAVVDFWAEWCAPCLILAPIIEELAEDYPQVGFGKLNSDENPDIAARYGVMSLPTVIFFKDGEPVDEIIGAVPREEIEIRIKNLLGE; this is encoded by the coding sequence ATGACAACTGAGAAAGACCCTGAATTAGAAAAATTGCTAGAGAAGAAAGCTAAAGAACTTATGAGCCAAAAGCCTAAAGGAGAAGTAATTCATTTAGATAGTAAAAACTTTGACTCTTTCTTAGCTTCGCATAAAATCGCAGTAGTTGATTTTTGGGCAGAATGGTGTGCACCATGTTTAATCCTTGCACCAATAATTGAGGAATTAGCAGAAGATTATCCACAAGTTGGATTTGGAAAGCTAAACAGCGACGAAAATCCAGACATTGCCGCAAGATATGGTGTCATGAGTCTACCGACAGTTATCTTCTTTAAAGATGGTGAACCCGTAGACGAAATTATAGGTGCCGTTCCAAGAGAAGAAATAGAGATAAGAATTAAGAATTTATTAGGTGAATAA
- a CDS encoding 2,3-diphosphoglycerate-dependent phosphoglycerate mutase: MTLIVFIRHGQSISNVNRILSDDINSYPLTDEGRRQVYNTANELKKISPKKIYSSPVLRAYQTAMIIGEVLNIIPIIDDRLRERELGELNNTKIDQFDHWKLRVARKELNVKGVEPWDSLKRRMVNFVESVIKEKETVIAVSHFDPIRAFLAYVLDLDDISAWGLHIPNASITIVRCESINNCRILSVGAPIITNELLSKLEV, translated from the coding sequence ATGACATTAATTGTATTCATTAGACACGGTCAATCTATTTCGAACGTAAATAGGATTTTATCAGACGATATAAATAGTTATCCTTTAACTGATGAAGGAAGAAGGCAAGTTTACAATACCGCAAATGAACTTAAAAAAATATCACCTAAAAAAATATACAGTAGTCCAGTTTTAAGGGCTTACCAAACAGCTATGATAATAGGCGAGGTTTTAAATATCATACCTATTATAGATGATAGGTTACGAGAAAGAGAACTAGGAGAATTAAATAATACTAAAATAGACCAATTTGACCATTGGAAATTAAGAGTAGCAAGAAAAGAGCTTAATGTAAAAGGAGTAGAACCGTGGGATTCATTAAAGAGAAGAATGGTTAACTTTGTAGAAAGCGTAATAAAAGAAAAAGAAACAGTAATTGCAGTTAGCCATTTTGATCCTATTAGAGCTTTTTTAGCCTATGTTTTAGATCTTGATGATATTTCAGCGTGGGGACTACATATTCCTAATGCCAGCATAACTATTGTTAGATGTGAGAGTATTAATAATTGTAGAATTTTATCTGTTGGTGCACCAATAATTACTAATGAATTATTATCTAAACTTGAAGTTTAA
- a CDS encoding D-aminoacyl-tRNA deacylase, which translates to MDIRIIYSMQDAVGKTIKELGYKFEEINEDIIDFRYQKGDVIVVFSRHESSSKIPSLTVHYPGNPTDKTMGGEPKKLGIAFPSLLTSIYREIRKINTDIEKAIEATHHGPTYQHVPIIFVEIGSSKEYWENKELVKTLIEAALRGIDKYKEIECENKIVGFGGTHYTPYFSLLAEKSCVGHIISKYYLAELSNEVILQTVNNTIEKIDTVMFDNVNSKIREKIVNLLATYKLNFKFR; encoded by the coding sequence ATGGATATCAGAATTATTTACTCAATGCAAGATGCTGTAGGTAAAACAATAAAAGAACTTGGATACAAGTTTGAAGAAATTAATGAAGACATTATAGACTTTAGATACCAAAAGGGAGACGTTATAGTAGTTTTTTCAAGACATGAGAGCTCTTCTAAAATACCATCCTTAACTGTGCATTATCCTGGTAATCCTACTGATAAGACAATGGGTGGAGAGCCAAAGAAATTAGGTATAGCTTTTCCTTCACTGTTGACTTCAATTTATAGGGAAATAAGAAAAATTAATACGGATATAGAAAAAGCCATAGAAGCTACACATCACGGACCCACATATCAACATGTACCAATCATCTTTGTAGAGATAGGTAGTTCTAAGGAATATTGGGAAAACAAAGAACTTGTAAAAACTTTAATAGAAGCCGCATTAAGAGGTATAGATAAATATAAGGAAATAGAATGTGAAAATAAAATAGTAGGTTTCGGAGGGACACATTATACCCCATATTTTTCTCTATTAGCCGAAAAGAGTTGTGTAGGGCATATAATCTCTAAATACTATCTCGCAGAACTTTCTAACGAAGTTATATTACAAACAGTTAATAATACAATAGAAAAGATTGACACGGTTATGTTTGATAATGTAAACTCGAAGATCAGAGAAAAGATAGTTAATTTGCTAGCTACTTATAAATTAAACTTCAAGTTTAGATAA
- a CDS encoding NAD(P)/FAD-dependent oxidoreductase encodes MADLTIIGSGITGLLISKLFNGESEIYEDVRGIEKLNSNASLWTIIPPLCGKYKQICENSINFYEEMGNKYNIFHKRVYTLTDKELSNNVISEDELANLEPNLRINSTLRKIENSFFIEGEELIKKLALESNIKFGKKVVAIDVKNDEIKYIKLSSGEKIAIKRLIIAGGYGIKELYPIDLIPYKGHLVITKSPYSLTGIIHYKGKIMVKGENNLYINGDSINDSSLSFDYEIIKDHIYTLSQIFPLDIDLKIRVGIRSVSSDGEPIVKKIYKNAVIVTGFRFGFALAPYLAKEALRIIEEM; translated from the coding sequence ATGGCTGATTTAACTATAATCGGTTCTGGAATCACGGGACTACTTATATCAAAGCTTTTTAATGGAGAAAGTGAGATATATGAAGACGTAAGAGGGATAGAAAAACTTAATTCTAATGCAAGTTTATGGACAATTATACCTCCTTTATGTGGGAAATATAAACAAATTTGTGAAAATTCCATAAATTTTTATGAAGAAATGGGTAATAAATACAATATCTTTCATAAAAGAGTATATACTTTAACAGATAAAGAACTTAGTAATAACGTAATAAGTGAAGATGAATTAGCAAATTTAGAACCAAATCTAAGGATAAATAGTACGCTTAGAAAAATAGAAAATAGTTTCTTTATTGAAGGTGAGGAATTAATTAAAAAACTAGCTCTTGAGAGTAATATTAAATTCGGGAAAAAAGTTGTTGCTATAGATGTAAAAAATGATGAAATTAAATATATAAAATTAAGTTCTGGTGAAAAAATAGCGATTAAAAGATTAATAATTGCGGGAGGATATGGAATTAAGGAACTATATCCAATTGATCTTATTCCTTATAAAGGACATCTTGTGATCACAAAATCTCCCTATAGTTTAACTGGAATTATTCATTATAAAGGGAAAATAATGGTAAAAGGAGAAAATAATCTTTATATAAATGGAGACTCTATTAATGATTCTTCTCTTTCTTTTGACTATGAAATAATTAAAGACCATATTTACACGTTATCTCAAATTTTTCCCTTAGATATAGATTTGAAGATAAGAGTGGGAATTAGAAGCGTATCTAGTGACGGTGAACCAATAGTTAAAAAAATATATAAAAATGCTGTAATAGTTACCGGTTTCAGATTTGGTTTTGCCTTAGCACCTTATTTAGCTAAAGAAGCTTTAAGAATAATCGAGGAGATGTAG
- a CDS encoding Fur family transcriptional regulator, protein MEVELANILRSHGLKVTPQRLSILRILYKGGHFSGEQIYNELKKSEPSISLSTVYNTLNSLTEAGILNAFEINGITWYEIKRDLHINVYCQDTNQIIDITNIDLKFLYEELEKMGIYTKTLNIVAIAECSKLLRENQRGTS, encoded by the coding sequence ATGGAAGTAGAATTAGCTAATATATTAAGAAGTCATGGACTTAAGGTTACTCCTCAAAGGCTATCTATTCTCAGAATACTATACAAAGGTGGGCATTTTAGCGGTGAACAAATATATAATGAGTTAAAGAAAAGCGAACCTAGTATTAGTCTATCTACCGTATATAATACTCTAAATTCACTAACTGAGGCTGGCATATTAAATGCATTTGAGATAAATGGAATTACATGGTATGAAATAAAAAGAGATCTACATATTAATGTTTATTGTCAAGATACGAATCAGATAATAGATATAACTAACATAGATCTTAAATTTTTATACGAAGAATTAGAAAAAATGGGTATTTATACAAAAACATTAAATATCGTTGCTATTGCTGAATGCTCTAAGCTTTTGAGAGAGAATCAAAGAGGTACTTCTTAA
- a CDS encoding CBS domain-containing protein, protein MDTTIGVIGNKVVHVIKENDSVKTAAEEMKKHNLGALVVIDDNDKVVGIITERDIVKVVAEGKLDAKVKDYMTRNVIGVTEDTPITDALEIMLDHGFRHLPIIGKDGKVIGIVSIRDLSKAILDPHFFQFKKEAADVKGSGYVCPVCGMEIDEYGYCGCGAGSG, encoded by the coding sequence ATGGACACTACTATTGGTGTTATAGGAAATAAAGTTGTTCATGTCATAAAAGAAAATGATAGTGTAAAAACCGCGGCCGAAGAAATGAAAAAGCATAATCTAGGAGCACTAGTTGTGATTGATGACAATGATAAGGTTGTTGGTATAATAACTGAAAGAGATATAGTAAAAGTTGTAGCTGAAGGTAAATTAGATGCTAAAGTTAAAGACTATATGACGAGAAATGTAATAGGAGTTACTGAGGATACACCAATTACAGATGCATTAGAAATTATGTTAGATCATGGATTCAGACATTTACCTATAATAGGTAAAGACGGAAAGGTTATAGGTATAGTATCTATTAGAGATTTATCAAAGGCTATATTAGATCCTCATTTCTTTCAATTTAAAAAAGAAGCTGCCGATGTAAAAGGTTCTGGTTATGTTTGTCCAGTATGTGGTATGGAAATTGATGAATACGGGTACTGTGGTTGTGGTGCAGGATCTGGATAA
- a CDS encoding archaea-specific SMC-related protein translates to MKVRVSNIGGITRELTISVEKGLTLYKAPNAYGKTSLTKALVSLLTSSITAADLLNVFSDEGYVEVELDNKLYYRRFHRIKNKIEEEKNLIMDDDRALLLSYFSPENQLLARIITGDENVEWFISKTSKVQELKAKKEELERKLTELKTRQEELTKKYQEIKDISRELERIYEEIDRLERERKNLQKNAAQTIILTRQNRLTELKSRVETRQKELRDNQARLEKLDKEIEELKQKADQTLKEKIRSELTELDKKLQELSSKKNSIDIEIGVLNRVLDEIKESEKEHASVCHVCGSKVDPSIWKTRMDIISKELENANRSKNELLTELNSTIARKNELEAKIKEIEKAEKMLAEKQIQRENLAIKIETIKHQIAEYERQIKELEEKINEINEIYSMGEGESEIDKKLEELKKKRGDLEYQLQTLGVSSKILEEITTVQNQIEEITKQIDDLQREYIRRLTVIRERFTEMATSLLKELEFDFTAEIDNNYRLIVKRMGAQLEIRKLSSSERTTLALILVLVALKEYFKTPYFIVDESFMTFDQKRFEKLVKYLNGVVDYIIITKSDEMVQLTNEIIPATMAHQVVS, encoded by the coding sequence ATGAAGGTTAGAGTATCAAATATAGGAGGAATAACTAGGGAACTTACTATATCAGTAGAAAAAGGACTAACACTATATAAAGCGCCAAATGCATATGGAAAAACATCTTTAACAAAGGCATTAGTTTCTCTCTTAACTTCTTCAATAACGGCTGCAGACCTGTTAAATGTTTTTAGTGATGAAGGTTATGTAGAGGTGGAACTTGATAACAAACTATATTATAGAAGATTTCATAGAATAAAGAACAAAATAGAAGAAGAAAAGAATTTAATAATGGATGATGATAGAGCACTATTACTTTCTTATTTCTCTCCAGAGAATCAGTTATTAGCTAGAATTATTACTGGAGATGAAAATGTTGAATGGTTTATTTCAAAAACATCTAAAGTACAAGAATTAAAAGCAAAAAAAGAAGAATTAGAAAGAAAACTAACTGAACTTAAAACAAGACAAGAAGAATTAACAAAAAAATACCAAGAAATTAAAGATATCAGCAGAGAATTAGAAAGAATATATGAGGAAATAGATAGACTAGAAAGAGAAAGAAAAAATTTACAGAAAAATGCTGCACAGACCATAATTCTTACAAGACAAAATAGGTTAACTGAGTTAAAGAGTAGAGTAGAAACTAGGCAAAAAGAGCTTAGAGATAACCAAGCTAGATTAGAAAAACTTGATAAGGAAATTGAGGAGCTTAAGCAAAAAGCAGATCAAACTTTAAAAGAAAAAATTAGAAGTGAATTAACTGAGTTAGATAAAAAACTACAAGAATTAAGTTCTAAAAAGAACAGTATAGATATAGAAATTGGAGTACTTAATAGAGTTCTTGATGAAATTAAAGAATCAGAAAAAGAGCATGCATCAGTATGCCATGTATGTGGAAGTAAGGTAGACCCATCTATATGGAAAACAAGAATGGACATTATATCAAAGGAATTAGAAAATGCTAATAGAAGCAAAAATGAGCTCTTAACCGAACTAAATTCTACTATAGCTAGGAAAAATGAACTAGAAGCAAAAATCAAAGAAATAGAAAAAGCAGAAAAAATGTTAGCTGAGAAGCAAATTCAAAGAGAAAACTTAGCGATAAAAATAGAAACTATTAAACATCAAATAGCCGAGTATGAGAGACAGATAAAGGAATTAGAGGAAAAAATAAATGAAATAAATGAAATTTATTCTATGGGAGAAGGAGAAAGTGAGATTGATAAGAAGTTAGAAGAATTAAAGAAAAAGAGGGGAGACTTAGAATATCAGTTGCAAACTCTAGGAGTTTCAAGCAAGATTCTTGAGGAAATTACTACTGTGCAGAACCAGATAGAAGAAATAACAAAACAAATAGATGATTTACAAAGAGAATATATTAGAAGATTAACTGTAATTAGAGAGAGATTTACTGAGATGGCAACATCATTACTTAAAGAACTGGAATTTGATTTCACTGCTGAAATTGATAATAATTATAGACTTATAGTAAAAAGAATGGGGGCTCAGCTAGAAATTAGAAAGCTTTCATCATCTGAAAGAACAACATTAGCATTAATCTTAGTATTAGTTGCCCTAAAAGAATACTTCAAAACTCCATACTTCATCGTTGATGAATCATTTATGACTTTTGATCAAAAAAGATTTGAAAAACTAGTAAAATATCTAAATGGAGTTGTAGATTATATAATCATAACGAAGAGCGATGAAATGGTACAGCTAACTAATGAGATAATTCCGGCGACCATGGCACATCAAGTTGTTTCATGA
- the yjjX gene encoding inosine/xanthosine triphosphatase, translating to MWIIKMFVAIGSTNKAKVEAVKEALKIIGLNADVISVNVESGVSSQPFCHETFVGARNRAYNALNATNADIGIGIEGGICYYENKYLAFAVVYAANKEGLENFSFSMAFSLPSTMVKHILEGKELGEATDLIFSTKDSKQHEGAIGYLTKVITRKELYIQPVIAALYPFYNKIE from the coding sequence ATGTGGATAATAAAAATGTTTGTCGCAATAGGTTCCACAAACAAAGCTAAAGTTGAGGCTGTAAAGGAAGCTTTAAAAATTATAGGCCTTAATGCTGACGTAATAAGCGTAAATGTAGAATCTGGAGTTTCTTCTCAACCTTTTTGCCATGAGACTTTTGTCGGTGCTAGAAATAGGGCTTATAATGCTTTAAACGCAACAAATGCAGATATAGGAATAGGAATCGAAGGAGGTATTTGTTATTATGAAAATAAATACTTAGCATTTGCTGTGGTTTATGCTGCGAATAAAGAAGGATTAGAAAATTTTTCTTTTTCAATGGCATTTTCTCTTCCGTCTACAATGGTTAAACATATTCTTGAAGGTAAAGAATTAGGAGAAGCTACAGATTTAATTTTTTCAACTAAGGATAGCAAACAACATGAAGGTGCAATAGGATATTTAACTAAAGTGATTACAAGAAAAGAACTTTATATTCAACCAGTAATAGCTGCACTTTACCCATTCTATAATAAAATAGAATAG